The DNA region TGTGCCAGAAAAATTCGATCCGATCGGAAAATTTGTATTGAAAAAATATGCACCCTGCGATGTACAATTTGGATTTCATTTTCAGAAATACAATAAGCAAATTTTCACTCCCATTATCCGGAAAATAATCCGCGATTCCATTCCTGTAAATTTAGGTCACTATACCGTTTACCTTCCTAGTTTTGATGATAAAAAAATTGTAAAACGATTAAATAAATTTAAGTCCATTAAATGGGAAGTTTTTTCAAAACATTGTAAAAAGGCTTATCAGGATGGTAACATCTATGTTTATCCCATCGATAATGATGCCTTTTTAAGAAGTCTGATTTCCTGCGAAGGAATTCTCTGTGGAGCCGGGTTTGCAACTCCATCGGAGGCCTTGTACCTGAAGAAAAAATTAATGGTTATTCCCATGAAATCGCAATTTGAGCAACAATGCAATGCGCTTGCATTAACCCATATGGGGGTGGCGGTAATTCCTTCGTTGCGAAAAAGACATTTATCCAAAATTGAAGAATGGTTAAAGAATGATTCGATTATTGCCGTAAATTATCCGGATGAAACAGAAAAAATAATTGATCTGATACTGGAAGAACGCAAGAAGAAATTTATTAAGCCAATCC from Flavobacteriales bacterium includes:
- a CDS encoding glycosyl transferase, which produces MKILYAIQGTGNGHLSRAMEIVPILKRKADVDVLVSGIQSDLKLPFKIDYQYYGLSFIFGKSGGIDFVKTYRKSRLRKLRKEIKTLPVEKYDLIISDFEPVSCWAGKAKEIPVIGLSNQAAVFSEGAPVPEKFDPIGKFVLKKYAPCDVQFGFHFQKYNKQIFTPIIRKIIRDSIPVNLGHYTVYLPSFDDKKIVKRLNKFKSIKWEVFSKHCKKAYQDGNIYVYPIDNDAFLRSLISCEGILCGAGFATPSEALYLKKKLMVIPMKSQFEQQCNALALTHMGVAVIPSLRKRHLSKIEEWLKNDSIIAVNYPDETEKIIDLILEERKKKFIKPIRLKSNKAS